A window of Acidobacteriota bacterium contains these coding sequences:
- a CDS encoding segregation/condensation protein A — protein sequence MNAEASDVQVRLPAFEGPLDLLLHLIRVNEVNIHDIPIVEITRQYDNYLVLMKELDLHVAGDYLVMAATLVHIKSRALLPAPSAGAPAEEDPRAALVRQLVEYEKFKAVAEGLRGFEERRNDVFLRPGDPLAEFAGESLLTVSLFDLLGAFRTVLENARSARAIEIAREELSIAEKVEWLQAALASGRPLVFQELLASLQSRAEMVVTFLALLELIRLGRVRAAQRHAAGEILLLLRSPVEGEPGAGAGANGDDDDRGN from the coding sequence ATGAACGCTGAGGCGAGCGACGTCCAGGTCCGGCTCCCGGCCTTCGAGGGGCCTCTCGATCTCCTGCTGCACCTCATCCGCGTGAACGAGGTCAACATCCACGACATCCCCATCGTCGAGATCACCCGCCAGTACGACAACTACCTCGTGCTGATGAAGGAGCTCGACCTCCACGTGGCGGGGGACTACCTCGTCATGGCGGCGACGCTCGTCCACATCAAGTCGCGCGCGCTGCTCCCCGCGCCGTCGGCGGGCGCGCCGGCCGAGGAGGATCCCCGCGCCGCGCTGGTCCGGCAGCTCGTCGAGTACGAGAAGTTCAAGGCGGTGGCGGAGGGCCTTCGCGGCTTCGAGGAGCGCCGGAACGACGTCTTCCTGAGGCCCGGGGATCCGCTCGCGGAGTTCGCCGGGGAGTCCCTCCTCACGGTGTCGCTCTTCGATCTCCTCGGCGCCTTCCGGACGGTGCTCGAGAACGCGCGGTCCGCGCGGGCCATCGAGATCGCGAGGGAGGAGCTCTCGATCGCCGAGAAGGTCGAGTGGCTCCAGGCCGCCCTCGCGAGCGGCAGGCCGCTGGTGTTCCAGGAGCTGCTCGCCTCGCTCCAGAGCCGGGCCGAGATGGTGGTCACCTTCCTCGCCCTCCTCGAGCTCATCCGGCTCGGGCGGGTCCGTGCGGCGCAGCGGCACGCGGCGGGCGAGATACTGCTCCTCCTGAGATCGCCCGTCGAGGGCGAGCCCGGGGCGGGAGCCGGAGCCAACGGAGACGACGATGATCGCGGAAACTGA
- a CDS encoding histidinol-phosphate transaminase, which yields MMARPPGHVEGIEPYVPGKPIEELERELGLKNSIKLASNENPLGPSPAAIEAFRSASERLHRYPDGGGFHLREKLARHHRVPMEQIVLGNGSTELIELFARTFLGTDGWAVMSDQAFMMYRIAVMAVNGLARTVPLHRMRHDLGAMAAVAGGVKLAYIANPNNPTGTYVGAAELDAFVAQMPAEAIIVLDEAYRDFVEEGDYPDGVRYVREGRPVAVLRTFSKIHGLAALRIGYAITGEETAASIEKVRSPFNTSHPAQAAACAALDDAAHVQRSRDANRVERAFVAAEFTRRGWAFTPSVANFHLLDIGRPAAPIYDRLLRDGVIVRPMTAYNFPTSLRVTIGTREENLRFLEALDRALGRAGGGGAARA from the coding sequence ATGATGGCGCGCCCTCCCGGCCACGTGGAAGGGATCGAGCCCTACGTGCCGGGAAAACCGATCGAGGAGCTCGAGCGCGAGCTCGGGCTCAAGAACTCGATCAAGCTCGCCTCGAACGAGAACCCCCTCGGGCCATCGCCCGCCGCGATCGAGGCGTTCCGCTCGGCCTCGGAGCGGCTCCACCGGTACCCCGACGGCGGGGGATTCCACCTCCGCGAGAAGCTGGCGCGGCACCACCGGGTGCCGATGGAGCAGATCGTGCTCGGCAACGGATCGACCGAGCTGATCGAGCTGTTCGCGAGAACCTTCCTCGGCACCGACGGCTGGGCGGTGATGTCGGACCAGGCGTTCATGATGTACCGGATCGCCGTCATGGCGGTGAACGGCCTCGCCCGCACCGTGCCGCTGCACCGCATGCGTCACGATCTCGGGGCGATGGCGGCGGTCGCGGGCGGCGTGAAGCTCGCGTACATCGCCAACCCGAACAATCCGACCGGAACCTACGTCGGCGCCGCGGAGCTCGACGCGTTCGTCGCGCAGATGCCCGCGGAGGCGATCATCGTTCTCGACGAGGCGTACCGGGACTTCGTCGAAGAGGGGGACTATCCGGACGGCGTCCGCTACGTGCGCGAGGGACGCCCGGTGGCGGTGCTGCGGACCTTCTCCAAGATTCACGGCCTCGCGGCGCTCCGGATCGGCTACGCGATCACCGGCGAGGAGACCGCCGCCTCGATCGAGAAAGTCCGCTCGCCGTTCAACACGAGCCATCCCGCGCAGGCGGCCGCGTGCGCCGCCCTCGACGACGCGGCGCACGTGCAGCGATCCCGCGACGCCAACCGGGTCGAGCGCGCCTTCGTCGCCGCGGAGTTCACGCGGCGGGGATGGGCGTTCACGCCGTCGGTGGCCAACTTCCACCTCCTGGACATCGGCCGCCCGGCCGCCCCGATCTACGATCGGCTCTTGCGCGACGGCGTCATCGTCCGGCCGATGACCGCGTACAACTTTCCCACATCCCTGCGTGTCACTATCGGCACGAGGGAGGAGAACCTCAGGTTCCTCGAGGCGCTCGATCGCGCCCTCGGGAGAGCGGGCGGGGGAGGGGCCGCCCGGGCCTGA
- the scpB gene encoding SMC-Scp complex subunit ScpB, which yields MTEGARADTPMTAILEALLYASAEPVTIESIVDAFGADRAGEIDAAIEDLKARYAAPGRGLMIEKVAGGYRIATRPEMADVLREFVRSRNRSRLSRAALETLSVIAYRQPVTAPEIEAIRGVNPSGILRTLLERRLVKIVGRKKVVGKPFLYGTTPEFLLHFGLNTLDDLPAMEEFTDLLEVAGPPAESALPAAGEIPPGAFDSEEDRPGTARPGSRGSVEAGSEEE from the coding sequence GTGACGGAGGGCGCCCGTGCGGACACGCCGATGACGGCGATCTTGGAGGCGCTTCTCTACGCCTCCGCCGAGCCGGTGACGATCGAGTCCATCGTGGACGCGTTCGGGGCCGATCGGGCCGGCGAGATCGACGCCGCGATCGAAGATCTGAAGGCCCGGTACGCGGCGCCCGGCCGGGGGCTGATGATCGAGAAGGTGGCCGGGGGCTACCGCATCGCGACGCGCCCCGAGATGGCGGACGTTCTTCGGGAGTTCGTGAGATCCAGGAACAGGTCGCGCCTGTCGCGCGCGGCGCTCGAGACGCTCTCGGTCATCGCCTACCGGCAGCCCGTGACCGCCCCCGAGATCGAGGCGATCCGCGGCGTGAACCCCTCGGGGATCCTGAGAACCCTGCTCGAGCGCCGCCTCGTGAAAATCGTCGGGCGGAAGAAGGTGGTCGGCAAGCCCTTCCTCTACGGCACCACCCCCGAGTTCCTCCTGCACTTCGGGCTGAACACGCTCGACGATCTCCCGGCGATGGAGGAGTTCACGGATCTCCTCGAGGTGGCCGGCCCCCCGGCGGAGTCGGCGCTCCCGGCCGCGGGGGAGATCCCCCCAGGGGCCTTCGACTCCGAGGAGGATCGACCGGGGACCGCGCGACCGGGATCCCGCGGGAGCGTCGAGGCGGGCTCGGAGGAGGAATGA